The following are from one region of the Carnobacterium gallinarum DSM 4847 genome:
- a CDS encoding serine hydrolase, with protein sequence MKKINKFTIIFAVTLMIGTLFPSLILGSQAVYAAEAPTINAAAAFAIEPKTGKVLLNQNGDQKLGIASMTKMITEYLVLEAIKEGKLTWDQKLTIDDYSYNISQNNELSNVPLRKDTQYTVKELFEAMAIYSANAAAITLATAVSGSEPAFVDAMRAKVTSWGVKDFGLFNSTGLPNADLQGNIYPGSTEQDENTMTARDMAIVAQKLLTDYPEVLETAKIPELDFRKGTADEIHMDNWNWMLPGLIYGRANVDGLKTGTTDFAGASFTGTAEENGMRIITVVLNAADGETNKGARFEETAKIMDFAFANWEMKDIVKKGDSNKALKPLTVTKGKEDSVKLVIAEDLKMLVPKDTDVKNLTVTFTTKKDLLTSNNEIEAPVKKDLEVGTAEITPANDPLGYVDGSQGKSVKVVTESDIEKANVFVLMGRSIKEFFSNLF encoded by the coding sequence ATGAAAAAAATAAATAAATTTACAATTATTTTTGCTGTTACTTTAATGATAGGGACGTTATTTCCTAGCTTGATTTTAGGAAGTCAAGCAGTGTATGCTGCAGAAGCACCAACAATTAATGCCGCAGCAGCATTTGCAATTGAGCCAAAAACTGGAAAAGTTCTCTTAAACCAAAATGGGGATCAAAAACTAGGAATTGCCTCAATGACTAAAATGATTACAGAATATTTAGTATTAGAAGCCATTAAAGAGGGTAAACTGACATGGGATCAAAAACTAACAATTGATGACTATTCTTATAACATTAGTCAAAACAATGAACTATCGAATGTGCCGTTACGTAAAGATACGCAATATACAGTCAAAGAGCTATTTGAAGCAATGGCAATATACTCGGCAAACGCCGCAGCAATTACTTTAGCTACAGCTGTTTCAGGAAGCGAACCAGCTTTTGTAGATGCGATGCGCGCGAAGGTTACATCATGGGGAGTAAAAGACTTCGGTTTATTTAACTCAACAGGATTACCAAATGCTGACTTACAAGGGAATATTTATCCAGGTAGTACTGAACAAGACGAAAATACAATGACTGCTCGCGACATGGCGATTGTAGCTCAAAAGCTATTAACAGATTATCCTGAAGTTTTAGAAACAGCTAAAATTCCAGAATTGGATTTTAGAAAAGGAACTGCAGATGAAATCCATATGGATAATTGGAACTGGATGTTACCTGGATTAATTTATGGACGTGCTAATGTTGATGGATTAAAAACAGGAACAACTGATTTTGCAGGTGCTTCATTTACAGGAACTGCAGAAGAAAATGGTATGCGTATTATTACCGTTGTATTAAATGCCGCAGATGGTGAAACGAATAAGGGTGCACGTTTTGAAGAAACAGCTAAAATTATGGATTTTGCATTTGCCAATTGGGAAATGAAGGATATCGTGAAAAAAGGCGATTCTAATAAAGCTTTAAAACCTTTAACTGTTACAAAAGGTAAAGAAGATAGTGTGAAACTAGTGATCGCGGAAGATTTAAAAATGTTAGTACCAAAAGATACGGATGTTAAAAATTTAACCGTTACATTTACCACTAAAAAAGATCTTTTAACTAGCAATAATGAAATTGAAGCTCCGGTTAAAAAAGATTTAGAAGTTGGAACAGCAGAGATCACACCGGCAAATGATCCATTAGGTTATGTCGATGGATCGCAAGGAAAATCTGTTAAAGTAGTAACGGAAAGTGACATCGAAAAAGCGAATGTCTTTGTATTAATGGGACGTAGTATCAAAGAATTTTTTAGCAATTTATTTTAA